One Streptomyces sp. NBC_00223 genomic window carries:
- a CDS encoding MFS transporter: MRRWLMLALGTAAQTAACAFVYGIPYLADTLRGHQHLSLTQVGLLVACPAAGLVVALYAWGAAADRWGERVVIALGLGAAAAALAGAAWAAHGMVALGLLLITAGAAGASVYSASGRLVMGWFSAGERGLAMGIRQTSTPLGMGLAALAMPPLADAHGLPGAIGFLAVICGVIAVLIAVFAADPARPAKAAAEPAPNPYRGSRLLWRIHGSAALLVIPQFTAGAFALVLLVDVRGWSPVHAGQLIAVAQGMGALSRILVGRWSDRVGNRLRPMRQLAVVTAAVVAATTLSTAFPSPLTPVLLVAAIAITSSTNGLSFTSTAEYAGPAWSGRALGVHNTGQNLTAAAVPPVMAAIISATAYWPGFALAALTACLSAVLVPTPRRATAPTAAGRTRTISA, encoded by the coding sequence ATGCGCCGCTGGCTGATGCTGGCCCTGGGCACCGCGGCCCAAACGGCCGCCTGCGCCTTCGTGTACGGAATCCCGTACCTCGCCGACACCCTGCGCGGCCACCAGCATCTCAGCCTCACCCAGGTCGGCCTGCTCGTCGCCTGTCCCGCCGCCGGGCTCGTGGTCGCCCTCTACGCCTGGGGAGCCGCCGCCGACCGCTGGGGCGAGCGCGTGGTGATCGCCCTCGGCCTGGGCGCGGCGGCCGCCGCCCTCGCGGGCGCCGCCTGGGCCGCCCACGGCATGGTCGCCCTGGGCCTGCTGCTGATCACGGCGGGCGCGGCCGGCGCCTCCGTCTACTCGGCCAGCGGCCGCCTGGTGATGGGCTGGTTCTCCGCCGGGGAACGCGGCCTCGCGATGGGCATCCGCCAGACCTCGACCCCGCTGGGCATGGGCCTGGCCGCGCTGGCCATGCCGCCGCTCGCCGACGCGCACGGTCTGCCCGGCGCCATCGGCTTCCTCGCCGTGATCTGCGGTGTGATCGCCGTACTGATCGCGGTCTTCGCCGCCGACCCGGCCCGCCCGGCCAAGGCCGCCGCCGAGCCCGCGCCGAACCCGTACCGCGGCTCGCGCCTGCTGTGGCGCATCCACGGCTCGGCCGCGCTGCTGGTGATCCCGCAGTTCACCGCGGGTGCGTTCGCGCTGGTGCTGCTGGTCGACGTACGCGGCTGGTCGCCCGTGCACGCCGGACAGCTGATCGCCGTCGCCCAAGGGATGGGCGCGCTGTCCCGTATTCTGGTCGGCCGCTGGTCCGACCGGGTCGGCAACCGGCTGCGGCCCATGCGTCAGCTCGCCGTGGTCACCGCGGCCGTGGTCGCCGCGACGACCCTGAGCACCGCCTTCCCCTCGCCGCTCACCCCGGTGCTGCTGGTGGCCGCCATCGCGATCACCTCGAGCACCAACGGGCTGTCCTTCACCTCCACCGCCGAGTACGCGGGTCCGGCGTGGTCCGGGCGGGCCCTCGGCGTCCACAACACCGGCCAGAACCTCACCGCGGCCGCCGTCCCGCCGGTCATGGCCGCGATCATCTCGGCCACCGCGTACTGGCCCGGCTTCGCGCTCGCCGCTCTCACCGCGTGCCTGTCCGCCGTACTCGTCCCGACACCGCGTAGGGCGACCGCTCCCACCGCGGCCGGGCGGACCCGTACGATTTCGGCATGA
- a CDS encoding RNA degradosome polyphosphate kinase, which yields MAQTNHPSVPSQPLLGPGDSTDGTFRPRVVPDLEPEPPGLDAASEEFGEELPQGRFLDRERSWLAFNERVLELAEDPTTPLLERANFLAIFASNLDEFFMVRVAGLKRRMATGVATRAASGLQPRDVLDLILTRSRELMARHAACFQNDVAPQLADEGIHVIRWAELTGKEQARLATLFRQQIFPVLTPLAVDPAHPFPYISGLSLNLAVVVRNPVSGHEHFARVKVPPILSRFLEAGPQRYVPLEDVIAAHLDELFPGMEVLDHHMFRVTRNEDLEVEEDDAENLLQALEKELMRRRFGPPVRLEVEESIAPRVLDLLVHELKMKDTEVYPLPGPLDLTGLFAIAGLDREELKYRPYVAGTHRDLAEVESASPPDIFAAMRERDVLLHHPYDSFSTSVQAFLDQAAADPDVLAIKQTLYRTSGDSPIVDALIDAAEAGKQVLVLVEIKARFDEQANIKWARKLEEAGCHVVYGLVGLKTHCKLSLVVRQEGDTLRRYSHVGTGNYHPKTARLYEDLGLLTVDPQVGADLSHLFNRLSGYSRREAYNRLLVAPRSLRDGLIQRIVAEIDHHRAGRPAYVRLKVNSIVDEVIIDALYRASQAGVPVDVWVRGICALRPGVEGLSENIRVRSVLGRFLEHSRVFIFGNGGEPEVWLGSADMMHRNLDRRIEALVRVTDPTQRATLNRLLETGMSDATASWHLAADGNWTRHSTDPEGRPLVNVQEMLIDARRRRRGPSAAT from the coding sequence ATGGCCCAGACGAATCACCCGAGTGTGCCGTCCCAGCCCCTGCTGGGGCCCGGCGACAGCACCGACGGCACCTTCCGCCCGCGGGTCGTGCCCGACCTGGAACCGGAACCGCCGGGCCTGGACGCGGCCAGCGAGGAGTTCGGCGAGGAGCTGCCCCAGGGCCGCTTCCTCGACCGTGAACGCAGTTGGCTGGCGTTCAACGAGCGGGTGCTCGAACTCGCCGAGGACCCTACGACCCCGCTCCTCGAACGGGCGAATTTCCTGGCGATATTCGCCAGCAACCTGGACGAGTTCTTCATGGTCCGCGTCGCGGGCCTCAAACGCCGGATGGCCACCGGCGTGGCCACCCGCGCCGCCTCCGGCCTCCAGCCGCGGGACGTACTGGACCTGATACTGACCCGGTCCCGCGAACTCATGGCCCGGCACGCCGCCTGCTTCCAGAACGACGTGGCCCCGCAGCTCGCCGACGAGGGCATCCACGTCATCCGCTGGGCGGAGCTGACCGGCAAGGAGCAGGCGCGGCTGGCGACGCTGTTCCGGCAGCAGATCTTCCCGGTGCTGACCCCGCTGGCCGTCGACCCCGCGCACCCCTTCCCGTACATCTCCGGCCTGTCGCTGAATCTGGCCGTCGTCGTACGGAACCCGGTCTCCGGGCACGAGCACTTCGCACGGGTCAAGGTGCCGCCGATCCTGTCCCGCTTCCTGGAGGCCGGCCCGCAGCGGTACGTGCCGCTTGAGGACGTGATCGCCGCGCACCTTGACGAGCTGTTCCCCGGGATGGAAGTGCTCGACCACCACATGTTCCGGGTCACCCGCAACGAGGACCTGGAGGTCGAGGAGGACGACGCCGAGAATCTGCTCCAGGCGCTGGAGAAGGAGCTGATGCGCCGCCGCTTCGGGCCGCCGGTACGGCTGGAGGTCGAGGAGTCCATCGCGCCGCGCGTGCTGGACCTCCTCGTCCACGAGCTGAAGATGAAGGACACCGAGGTCTACCCGCTGCCCGGCCCACTGGACCTGACCGGTCTGTTCGCCATCGCGGGCCTGGACCGCGAGGAGCTGAAGTACCGCCCTTACGTGGCCGGCACCCACCGGGACCTGGCCGAGGTCGAGTCCGCCTCGCCCCCGGACATCTTCGCGGCGATGCGCGAGCGGGACGTACTGCTGCACCACCCGTACGACTCGTTCTCCACGTCCGTGCAGGCGTTCCTGGACCAGGCCGCCGCCGACCCGGACGTGCTGGCCATCAAGCAGACGCTCTACCGCACCTCGGGCGACTCACCGATCGTGGACGCGCTGATAGACGCCGCCGAGGCGGGCAAGCAGGTGCTGGTCCTGGTCGAGATCAAGGCCCGCTTCGACGAGCAGGCCAACATCAAGTGGGCCCGCAAGCTGGAGGAGGCCGGCTGCCATGTGGTGTACGGACTGGTCGGCCTCAAGACGCACTGCAAGCTCTCCCTCGTGGTCCGCCAGGAGGGCGACACGCTGCGCCGCTACAGCCACGTCGGCACCGGCAACTACCACCCCAAGACGGCCCGGCTCTACGAGGACCTCGGCCTGCTGACCGTCGACCCGCAGGTCGGCGCGGATCTCTCGCACCTGTTCAACCGGCTGTCCGGCTACTCCCGGCGCGAGGCGTACAACCGGCTGCTGGTCGCCCCGCGCAGCCTGCGCGACGGGCTGATCCAGCGGATCGTCGCCGAGATCGACCACCACCGGGCCGGACGGCCCGCGTACGTCCGGCTCAAGGTCAACTCGATCGTGGACGAGGTGATCATCGACGCGCTCTACCGCGCCTCGCAGGCCGGTGTGCCGGTCGACGTCTGGGTGCGCGGGATCTGCGCGCTGCGGCCCGGTGTGGAAGGGCTCTCCGAGAACATCCGGGTCCGCAGTGTGCTCGGCCGCTTCCTCGAACACTCGCGGGTGTTCATCTTCGGCAACGGCGGTGAGCCCGAGGTGTGGCTGGGCAGCGCCGACATGATGCACCGCAACCTCGACCGCCGGATCGAGGCGCTGGTACGGGTCACCGACCCGACCCAGCGCGCCACCCTCAACCGCCTTCTGGAGACCGGAATGTCCGACGCCACGGCCTCCTGGCACCTGGCGGCCGACGGCAACTGGACCCGGCACAGCACCGATCCCGAGGGCCGGCCGCTGGTCAACGTCCAGGAGATGCTCATCGACGCCCGGAGGCGCCGGCGTGGCCCGTCAGCAGCAACGTGA
- a CDS encoding response regulator transcription factor, which yields MSPGDSGEAPARILIVDDEPAVREALRRSLAFEGYDTALAADGIGALEQAETYRPDAIVLDVLMPRMDGLTTARRLRATGVMTPILMLTARDTVGDRVTGLDAGADDYLVKPFELDELLARLRALLRRSHYASHPGQGEDTHHTLAFADLRMDTTTREVTRAGRPVELTRTEYTLLELFLAHPRQVLTREQILKSVWGFDFEPSSNSLDVYVMYLRRKTEAGGMPRVVHTVRGVGYVLRAPDGGHA from the coding sequence ATGAGCCCCGGCGACAGCGGCGAGGCCCCCGCTCGCATCCTGATCGTGGACGACGAGCCCGCCGTACGGGAGGCGCTGCGCCGCAGCCTGGCCTTCGAGGGATACGACACCGCGCTGGCGGCCGACGGCATCGGCGCCCTGGAGCAGGCCGAGACGTACCGGCCCGACGCCATCGTGCTCGACGTCCTCATGCCGCGCATGGACGGGCTCACCACCGCACGGCGGCTGCGCGCCACCGGGGTGATGACGCCGATCCTCATGCTCACCGCGCGCGACACCGTCGGCGACCGCGTCACCGGGCTCGACGCGGGCGCCGACGACTACCTCGTCAAGCCCTTCGAGCTCGACGAACTCCTCGCCCGGCTGCGGGCCCTGCTGCGCCGCAGCCACTACGCCTCCCACCCCGGCCAGGGCGAGGACACCCACCACACCCTGGCCTTCGCCGACCTGCGGATGGACACCACCACCCGCGAGGTCACCCGGGCCGGCCGCCCGGTCGAACTCACCCGCACCGAGTACACCCTGCTGGAGCTCTTCCTCGCCCACCCCCGCCAGGTCCTCACCCGCGAGCAGATCCTCAAGTCCGTGTGGGGCTTCGACTTCGAGCCGTCGTCCAACTCCCTGGACGTGTACGTGATGTACCTGCGCCGCAAGACCGAGGCGGGCGGCATGCCCCGGGTCGTGCACACGGTCCGGGGGGTCGGGTACGTACTGCGCGCCCCGGACGGCGGGCACGCGTGA
- a CDS encoding response regulator transcription factor: protein MSSLLLLTNALQPSTEVLPALGLLLHSVRVAPAEGPALVDTPGADVILIDGRRDLPQVRSLCQLLRSTGPGCPLLLVVTEGGLAAVTADWGIDDVLLDTAGPAEVEARLRLATGRQQITTEDSPMEIRNGDLSVDEATYSAKLKGRVLDLTFKEFELLKYLAQHPGRVFTRAQLLQEVWGYDYFGGTRTVDVHVRRLRAKLGVEHESLIGTVRNVGYRFVTPEKVERAAEEAARSEAAQGRGERPADRTGSEPTTRRKSAEQTV, encoded by the coding sequence GTGAGTTCTCTCCTGCTTCTGACCAACGCCCTCCAGCCGTCCACCGAGGTACTGCCCGCGCTGGGGCTGCTGCTGCACAGCGTGCGTGTGGCGCCCGCCGAGGGCCCTGCCCTGGTGGACACCCCCGGCGCCGATGTCATCCTGATCGACGGCAGGCGCGATCTGCCGCAGGTGCGCAGCCTGTGCCAACTGCTGCGTTCCACCGGGCCCGGGTGCCCGCTGCTGCTGGTGGTCACCGAGGGCGGGCTCGCCGCGGTGACCGCGGACTGGGGAATCGACGACGTGCTGCTCGACACCGCGGGGCCCGCCGAGGTCGAGGCCCGGCTGCGACTGGCGACCGGACGCCAGCAGATCACCACCGAGGACAGTCCGATGGAGATCCGCAACGGCGACCTGTCGGTCGACGAGGCCACGTACAGCGCGAAGCTCAAGGGCCGGGTGCTCGACCTGACCTTCAAGGAGTTCGAGCTGCTCAAGTACCTCGCGCAGCACCCGGGCAGGGTCTTCACCCGCGCCCAGCTCCTCCAGGAGGTGTGGGGCTACGACTACTTCGGCGGCACCCGCACGGTGGATGTGCACGTCCGGCGGCTGCGGGCCAAGCTCGGCGTGGAGCACGAGTCGCTGATCGGTACGGTACGCAATGTCGGTTATCGGTTCGTGACTCCGGAGAAGGTCGAGCGGGCCGCCGAGGAGGCCGCCAGGAGCGAGGCGGCGCAGGGCCGGGGCGAGCGTCCGGCCGACCGAACAGGCAGTGAACCGACCACTCGTCGCAAATCTGCCGAACAGACCGTATGA
- a CDS encoding S1C family serine protease, which yields MTESSRNGGEPQYPHDPSLPLYFGPRVPAPEPAATPGPEGYEAPLHESAPAGDAGTSTDFPASADLPACGDPAGTYGDYPPPPAFPPPPAGPGYAALAAGPAPHARRKARGPVALLAAVAVAAGVIGGGAGALIGNGTDHSGSVATASAINASSVDGSIAGVAKAVSPSVVEINATSNSGKSTGAGIIITANGQIVTNNHVIAGADSVSVRYSNGKTATASVVGTDPAKDLALIKVQGASGLPAVTLGDSSRLVVGDQVVAIGSPEGLAGTVTSGIVSALNRDVTVSTDESQGQQQQQQYGGGYGGGGGDQWPFSFGGNQYNGSTGNSTTTYKAIQTDASLNPGNSGGALINMSGQIVGINSAMYADSSSSGGSSSAGSVGLGFAIPINTVKADLAHLRAGGGN from the coding sequence ATGACCGAGAGCAGCCGCAACGGCGGCGAACCCCAGTACCCGCACGACCCGTCGCTTCCGCTCTACTTCGGCCCGCGAGTCCCGGCCCCCGAACCGGCCGCGACCCCGGGCCCCGAAGGCTACGAGGCACCGCTCCACGAGAGCGCGCCCGCCGGTGACGCCGGCACGTCCACCGACTTCCCCGCGTCCGCCGACCTCCCCGCGTGCGGCGACCCCGCCGGCACCTACGGCGACTACCCGCCGCCGCCCGCCTTCCCGCCGCCCCCGGCCGGGCCCGGCTACGCGGCGCTCGCCGCCGGCCCCGCCCCGCACGCGCGGCGCAAGGCCCGCGGACCGGTCGCCCTGCTCGCGGCCGTGGCCGTCGCGGCCGGTGTGATCGGCGGCGGCGCGGGCGCCCTGATCGGCAACGGAACCGACCACTCCGGCAGCGTCGCCACGGCCAGCGCGATCAACGCCAGCTCGGTCGACGGCAGCATCGCGGGCGTGGCCAAGGCGGTCAGCCCCAGCGTGGTCGAGATCAACGCGACCTCCAACAGCGGCAAGTCCACCGGCGCCGGCATCATCATCACCGCCAACGGGCAGATCGTCACCAACAACCACGTCATCGCGGGCGCGGACTCCGTGTCCGTGCGCTACAGCAACGGCAAGACCGCCACCGCGTCGGTGGTCGGCACCGACCCGGCCAAGGACCTCGCGCTGATCAAGGTCCAGGGCGCCAGTGGCCTGCCCGCGGTGACCCTCGGCGACTCTTCCAGGCTGGTCGTCGGCGACCAGGTCGTGGCCATCGGCTCCCCCGAGGGCCTGGCCGGCACGGTCACCAGCGGCATCGTCTCCGCGCTCAACCGCGATGTGACGGTCTCCACCGACGAGAGCCAGGGCCAGCAGCAACAGCAGCAGTACGGCGGCGGCTACGGCGGTGGTGGCGGTGACCAGTGGCCGTTCTCCTTCGGCGGCAACCAGTACAACGGCAGCACCGGCAACTCCACCACCACGTACAAGGCGATCCAGACCGACGCCTCGCTCAACCCGGGCAACTCCGGCGGCGCCCTGATCAACATGAGCGGCCAGATCGTGGGCATCAACTCGGCGATGTACGCCGACTCCTCGTCCTCGGGCGGCTCGTCGAGCGCCGGCAGCGTCGGCCTCGGATTCGCGATCCCGATCAACACCGTCAAGGCCGACCTCGCGCACCTGCGGGCCGGTGGCGGCAACTAG
- a CDS encoding LacI family DNA-binding transcriptional regulator — protein sequence MPKVTRDDVARLAGTSTAVVSYVINNGPRPVAPATRERVLAAIKQLGYRPDRVAQAMASRRTDLIGLIVPDARQPFFAEMAHAVEQAAAERGKMVLVGNSDYLDEREVHYLRAFLGMRVSGLILISQGTSENAAAEIEAWDARVVLLQERPEGIDDIAVVTDDIGGAQLATRHLLEHGHPYVACLGGTETTPVVGDPVTDHVVGWQRAMQEAGKSTEGRLFHAPYNRYDAYQVALKLLAGPDRPPAIFCATDDQAIGVLRAARELRLDVPGELAVAGFDDVKEAGLSDPPLTTVASDRQAMARAAVDAVLDDSLRVPGSRRERLRTFPSRLVVRNSCGCHS from the coding sequence GTGCCCAAGGTGACGCGTGACGACGTGGCGAGACTGGCGGGGACCTCGACCGCGGTCGTCAGCTACGTCATCAACAACGGACCCCGGCCGGTAGCCCCGGCCACCCGCGAGCGAGTGCTCGCGGCCATCAAGCAGCTCGGCTACCGGCCCGACCGGGTCGCTCAGGCGATGGCCAGCCGCCGTACCGACCTGATCGGCCTGATCGTGCCCGACGCGCGCCAGCCGTTCTTCGCGGAGATGGCGCACGCGGTCGAACAGGCCGCCGCCGAGCGCGGAAAGATGGTGCTGGTCGGCAACTCCGACTACCTCGACGAGCGCGAGGTGCACTATCTGCGGGCCTTCCTCGGCATGCGCGTCTCCGGGCTGATCCTGATCAGCCAGGGCACCAGCGAGAACGCCGCCGCCGAGATCGAGGCGTGGGACGCCCGGGTGGTGCTGCTCCAGGAACGCCCCGAGGGCATCGACGACATCGCGGTCGTCACCGATGACATCGGCGGCGCCCAGCTCGCCACCCGGCATCTGCTGGAGCACGGCCACCCGTACGTCGCCTGCCTCGGCGGCACCGAGACCACCCCGGTGGTCGGCGACCCGGTCACCGACCACGTGGTCGGCTGGCAGCGGGCCATGCAGGAGGCCGGGAAGTCCACGGAGGGGCGGCTCTTCCACGCCCCCTACAACCGTTACGACGCCTACCAGGTCGCGCTCAAGCTGCTCGCGGGCCCCGACCGGCCGCCGGCCATCTTCTGCGCGACCGACGACCAGGCGATCGGCGTCCTGCGGGCCGCCCGAGAACTGCGGCTCGACGTGCCGGGGGAGCTGGCGGTGGCCGGCTTCGACGACGTGAAGGAGGCCGGGCTCTCCGACCCGCCGCTGACCACGGTCGCCTCCGACCGGCAGGCGATGGCCAGGGCGGCGGTGGACGCGGTGCTCGACGACTCGCTGCGGGTACCGGGTTCGCGCCGGGAGCGGCTGCGCACGTTCCCGTCCCGGCTGGTGGTGCGGAACTCCTGCGGGTGCCACTCCTGA
- a CDS encoding MoaD/ThiS family protein, whose product MAAPHPATGPAGTIRYWAAAKAAAGTAEEPYRAANLADALAAARARHAREPEFARVLLRCSFLIDGDPVGTRDHTAVPLPDGGTVEVLPPFAGG is encoded by the coding sequence ATGGCTGCACCCCACCCGGCCACGGGCCCGGCGGGCACGATCCGCTACTGGGCGGCCGCGAAGGCCGCCGCGGGCACGGCGGAGGAGCCGTACCGGGCGGCGAACCTCGCCGACGCCCTCGCCGCCGCCCGTGCCCGTCACGCCCGTGAACCGGAGTTCGCCCGCGTCCTGCTGCGCTGCTCCTTCCTGATCGACGGCGACCCCGTCGGCACCCGCGACCACACCGCGGTCCCTCTGCCCGACGGCGGCACGGTGGAGGTCCTCCCACCGTTCGCGGGAGGATGA
- a CDS encoding alpha/beta hydrolase: MDSPAETDDTRMRVTPITSSGHRAVLLTSDGVPIEAEHRPAEGGSDRTAIVLAHGFTGALERPAVRRAAETFRRFGGVVTFSFRGHGRSGGRSTVGDLEILDLDAAVRWARRLGYARVATVGFSMGGSVVLRHAGAAGGGRPPRPGAGDTSPAEAVDAVVAVSSPARWYYRGTAPMRRLHWVVTRPTGRLVSRLGLRTRIDPEEWDPVPPSPVESVPYIAPTPLLIVHGDRDTYFPLDHPRSLAAAAGEGNAELWIERGFGHAENAAEPALLGRIGDWLTARVPAR, from the coding sequence ATGGACAGCCCTGCCGAGACCGATGACACACGTATGCGTGTCACGCCGATCACTTCGAGTGGTCACCGCGCGGTGTTGTTGACGTCCGACGGGGTGCCGATCGAGGCCGAGCACCGCCCGGCCGAGGGCGGGTCCGACCGGACGGCGATCGTGCTGGCCCACGGCTTCACGGGCGCGCTGGAGCGGCCCGCGGTGCGGCGCGCGGCGGAGACCTTCCGCCGCTTCGGCGGTGTGGTGACCTTCTCCTTCCGCGGCCACGGCCGCTCCGGCGGCCGGTCCACGGTCGGTGACCTGGAAATCCTCGACTTGGACGCGGCCGTTCGGTGGGCGCGGCGGCTGGGGTACGCCCGGGTGGCCACGGTCGGCTTCTCGATGGGCGGCTCGGTGGTGCTGCGGCACGCCGGGGCGGCGGGCGGCGGACGTCCGCCGCGACCCGGGGCCGGGGACACGTCCCCGGCGGAGGCGGTCGACGCCGTGGTCGCGGTCAGCTCTCCCGCGCGCTGGTACTACCGGGGGACCGCGCCCATGCGGCGGCTGCACTGGGTGGTGACCCGGCCGACCGGGCGGCTGGTCTCCCGGCTGGGCCTGCGCACCCGTATCGACCCCGAGGAGTGGGACCCGGTGCCGCCCTCGCCGGTCGAGTCCGTGCCGTACATCGCGCCCACCCCGCTGCTGATCGTGCACGGCGACCGGGACACGTACTTCCCGCTCGACCATCCGCGCTCGCTGGCCGCCGCGGCGGGGGAGGGCAACGCGGAGCTGTGGATCGAGCGCGGCTTCGGCCACGCGGAGAACGCGGCCGAGCCCGCGCTGCTGGGCCGGATCGGCGACTGGCTGACCGCCCGTGTTCCCGCCCGGTGA
- the mshD gene encoding mycothiol synthase codes for MSERRIEELGELSAETAEAVLGLIGTAATADGQPAVSEQGRLHLRRGGRAGVRHLLLWTPGRDSDPDGSELLTGYGQIDGSDPVEAPSAEFVVHPEHRSYGHGRALGEALLTATGKRLRVWAHGGHPAARHLAVQLGLKLFRELRQLRRPLDPEPAGLPEPVLPEGVTVRTFVPGQDDAAWLAVNAAAFAHHPEQGGLTQSDLDDRKAEPWFDPEGFFLAFRGSALAGFHWTKVHEDEGAGEVYVVGIAPGAQGGGLGKALTAIGLRYLARERGIRNAMLYVDADNAAAVAVYEGLGFSTYEVDLMFRTES; via the coding sequence ATGAGCGAGCGGCGCATCGAGGAACTGGGCGAACTGAGCGCGGAGACCGCCGAGGCGGTGCTCGGCCTGATCGGGACGGCTGCGACGGCCGACGGCCAGCCCGCGGTGTCCGAGCAGGGCAGGCTGCACCTGCGGCGGGGGGGCCGGGCGGGCGTACGGCATCTGCTGCTCTGGACGCCCGGCCGCGACAGCGACCCCGACGGTTCAGAGCTGCTGACCGGCTACGGTCAGATCGACGGCTCCGACCCGGTCGAGGCGCCCTCGGCGGAGTTCGTGGTGCACCCCGAACACCGTTCGTACGGGCACGGCAGGGCGCTCGGCGAGGCGCTGCTGACGGCCACCGGCAAGCGGCTGCGGGTCTGGGCGCACGGCGGACACCCGGCGGCCCGGCACCTCGCGGTGCAGCTGGGCCTCAAGCTCTTCCGCGAGCTGCGGCAGCTGCGGCGGCCGCTCGACCCCGAGCCGGCGGGCCTGCCGGAGCCGGTGCTGCCCGAGGGCGTGACCGTGAGGACCTTCGTGCCCGGCCAGGACGACGCGGCGTGGCTCGCGGTCAACGCGGCGGCCTTCGCCCACCACCCCGAGCAGGGCGGCCTCACGCAGAGTGATCTGGACGACCGCAAGGCCGAGCCGTGGTTCGACCCCGAGGGCTTCTTCCTGGCCTTCCGCGGCTCCGCACTGGCCGGGTTCCACTGGACGAAGGTGCACGAGGACGAGGGCGCCGGCGAGGTCTACGTCGTCGGCATCGCCCCCGGCGCGCAGGGCGGCGGCCTGGGCAAAGCGCTCACCGCGATCGGCCTGCGTTACCTGGCGCGGGAGCGGGGCATACGGAACGCGATGCTGTATGTGGACGCGGACAACGCGGCCGCTGTCGCGGTGTACGAGGGGCTGGGGTTCAGCACGTACGAGGTGGACCTCATGTTCCGCACGGAGAGCTAG
- a CDS encoding sensor histidine kinase, giving the protein MSTLPLRTRLTLLTAVAVTIAVAAAALACWLITRDQLGRQLDATLHGTRVPQIFLNSLVNSCDENGPGVGNDDAPSSDTGYQVVKSNGSRCVAQNSVPVKVQTVDTQVALGQRKAATHNATTVTGQSVRVYTQQIVVQGPGITRPTDLAVMVSRPLTEIDKTLTTLAWVLLAVAGIGVVGAASAGMWIARTGLRPVDALTETVEHITRTEDLNVRIPVAGEDEIARLSESFNAMTAALASSRDRQQQLIADAGHELRTPLTSLRTNIELLERSEATGRAIPPEDRAELLASVKAQMTELAALIGDLQELSRPDATPTLQVVALHEVTETALRRARLRGPDLKIVADVTPWFVRGEASALERAIVNLMDNAVKFSPPGGEIEVRLRGGQLTVRDHGPGIATEELPHVFERFWRSPSARSLPGSGLGLSIVARTVQQAGGEVSLSPAPGGGTLAALRLPGAATAPPEGPPEEPPAS; this is encoded by the coding sequence GTGAGCACGCTCCCCCTGCGCACCCGGCTGACCCTGCTGACCGCCGTGGCGGTCACCATCGCGGTCGCGGCGGCGGCGCTGGCCTGCTGGCTGATCACCCGGGACCAGCTGGGCCGGCAGCTCGACGCGACCCTGCACGGCACCCGGGTCCCGCAGATCTTCCTCAACTCCCTGGTCAACAGCTGCGACGAGAACGGCCCGGGCGTGGGCAACGACGACGCCCCCAGCTCCGACACCGGCTACCAGGTGGTCAAGTCCAACGGCTCCCGGTGCGTCGCGCAGAACTCGGTGCCGGTCAAGGTGCAGACCGTCGACACCCAGGTGGCCCTCGGCCAGCGGAAGGCGGCCACCCACAACGCGACGACCGTCACCGGCCAGTCCGTACGCGTCTACACCCAGCAGATCGTGGTCCAGGGCCCCGGCATCACCCGGCCCACCGATCTGGCCGTGATGGTCTCCCGGCCGCTGACCGAGATCGACAAGACCCTCACCACCCTGGCCTGGGTGCTGCTGGCCGTCGCCGGGATCGGTGTCGTCGGCGCGGCGAGCGCGGGCATGTGGATCGCCCGTACCGGCCTGCGGCCCGTGGACGCGCTCACCGAGACCGTCGAGCACATCACCCGCACCGAGGATCTGAACGTCCGCATCCCGGTGGCCGGGGAGGACGAGATCGCCCGGCTGAGCGAGTCGTTCAACGCGATGACGGCCGCGCTCGCCTCCTCCAGGGACCGGCAGCAGCAGCTGATCGCGGACGCGGGGCACGAGTTGCGCACCCCGCTGACCTCGCTGCGCACCAACATCGAGCTGCTGGAACGCAGCGAGGCCACCGGCCGGGCGATCCCGCCGGAGGACCGCGCGGAGCTGCTGGCCTCGGTGAAGGCCCAGATGACCGAACTGGCCGCGCTGATCGGCGATCTGCAGGAGCTCTCCCGGCCCGACGCGACACCGACCCTCCAGGTCGTGGCGCTGCACGAGGTCACCGAGACCGCCCTGCGGCGGGCCCGGCTGCGCGGCCCCGATCTGAAGATCGTGGCGGACGTGACGCCCTGGTTCGTGCGGGGCGAGGCGTCGGCGCTGGAGCGGGCGATCGTCAACCTGATGGACAACGCGGTGAAGTTCAGCCCGCCCGGCGGCGAGATCGAGGTGCGGCTGCGCGGCGGGCAGCTGACCGTACGGGACCACGGGCCCGGTATCGCGACGGAGGAACTGCCGCACGTCTTCGAGCGGTTCTGGCGGTCGCCGTCCGCGCGGTCGCTGCCCGGCAGCGGTCTCGGTCTGTCCATCGTGGCCCGTACGGTCCAGCAGGCCGGGGGCGAGGTCTCGCTCTCCCCGGCGCCCGGCGGCGGCACGCTGGCCGCGCTGCGGCTTCCGGGGGCGGCGACGGCTCCGCCGGAGGGCCCGCCGGAGGAGCCGCCGGCTTCCTGA